One Mycteria americana isolate JAX WOST 10 ecotype Jacksonville Zoo and Gardens chromosome 7, USCA_MyAme_1.0, whole genome shotgun sequence genomic window, CCCTAGGTCCAGGgcatgccctgtgccccccacccctctccccgcacccggggctggcggctgccTCCACCGCAGCAGTGCCCTGTGTGCTTGGCACGGCCTCGCTGCCCGGGGCAGGGTCTCTCCGGGGCAGCCCGGGTCCATCCCGTGGgtccccggcagcggcagcggttCCTGGCAGCgccctcccacagccctgcccttccCTAACCCTCTTTTCTGGGCAGACCCCGACCTGTCCCCAaggaaaggagcaggacctaCCATGTCAGCGCCGCAGACGTACCTTGCCCAGCTGCCGGCAGCGCCAGGCACGTCTGGCTCTCGGCGGACAGCAGTGCTCACACTTCCTCCGAGCGCATAGAGCATCGCTCCCTGCCTTGGCctcttcccctcccgccccggtcCCGCTGCCAGCCCGCATCCTGCCCCACGCCTCCGCCTCCCCTGCCGCGGGGCTCTCCCACCCCCAGAGACCCTGCTTCCAGCCCGGGGCCAGAGGGGAACAGCGGGGtcagccccggccgcggccctGGCAGGACTCAGCTCATCACCGGCCCCACGACACGGGAGCTGGGTGCATCCCGACGCTGCCATGGGAGCCAACCTGCAACGAGCCGGGCCTGCCTGAGCCCCTCAGGAGGTGCAGAAGGGTCCAGCCCCAGCCCATGGTGCCCAGGGCACCGAGACCTCCCTGACCCACCGTGTCCATGTCGCAGTGCCCACAGTGGCGGTCAGAGGACGGAGGAGGGACGAGGTGTGATGAGCTTCTGCGCAGGCTGAGCGGGAACGTGGCTCGCAGCCTCCCGGCTCCTGCACCGGGTGCTCTCCTCACTCACAGGCTTTTTGCTCTGGCTGTGAATCTTCATATAGTGCTTATGAATAGTTCCTCACACaacttattttcctgtctttgccTTTCAGTCTTTATGAGAAAGGTCCAAGAACACGCCAGAGGAACTTCCCCTGAGTTGTTAATATCCTTTATGAACTTCCACCAATGCTTCAGGAACATGCCTCATTGTGTCCACCTCTCCTTGGATCATTCTTGAAGCATCATAAATCTTTCCTTACCCTGTTCTGCTTCTAAGTAAAATTGCCTTGGCAGgttttttctgcaggaattacTCTGCTCACTTCCAGCTAAAGCCAAAATGAGAGCTATGCAGGTCACACGCATTTTACAGTTCCAGAGAAATTGATGGTGCTCCAGTGGGACTCATGCTAGACAAAAGGAGGAACCCGTCCCACAAAAGCCGTAACCCACTACAATGACTTTATACTTGGCCAATGTAAATGAAACTCAGTTCCTGTCTCTGGATatcttcctttgaaaatgttttactgCAATTGTCTATTTTTAGGGAATTGCTGAGGATGAGCCTGTATGTCCAGTAATTCAGGAGCGCTCGCTTTCTAGCAGCTCACGTGCAGAGGGTGCACAATTACAAGGGAAGAAGCAGCCGAGCAGGCAGAGAGGCTgaggggcagctgctggggcaggagaacATCTCCAAACGCTGAGGGTCACCGAGGCAGGGTGGGGGACCCGCTCGGAGTCAGAGGAGTGCTCACGGGTGCACGGCCCCAGGGGggagcaggctgtgcccctgccagTTTCACTTCTGCTAAAACCtgacagggcagggcagagcagtagaaaaaaaaaaattcccacctTTATTTTTGTAACTACAAATAGTTTCtgatattgttttaaaaacagaagcaaggtGGCTGAGACCCAGAGGCTGCCGCTGCAAAGGGCAGAACATGGCCAAGTTCAAAGCTGTTTGTGGGGGCAGGTAGCCCGTGCCCGTGGGTACCTGGGCTCAGACAGTGGGTCCTGCATGGCAGGATGGGTACTGAGGGTTGCTTTGCAGGTAGTGGACAAAAGTACACGttgtgggagggagagaagaCCCGAatcagctctgcagctctgctgggagctggctaATCACCCAGAGCCCTTTCACATCTCAGGTGGTTCTAAGGCTGGCTCCCCGGGAAGGATTCAGGATGCTGTAGGGTACATGCTCCCCCCTGGGTCCCTGCTGCCCCGCTTACGAAGGAAGGGCCCATCCCTGCCTTACGGGCTGAGCAGTGCAGGGATTTCCGAGGTGGCGGGATGGTGCATCCTGTCCCCCTGGCCACCCCTCCAAGGGCACAGTGCAAGCTGCAAGCCAGGGCCTTGCTCGGCATGGGCTCGAGGGAGCAGGTACAAAGACACTTTCCCGTGTCACCTTCTCACTGTCCCTCTGGACTCTGCAGGGATATGGAATGGAAATGTGCCTCCTTTGCTGTGCCCCGGTCCTGAGCCACAGATGTAGGTGATGCTTTCTCTCCCGTGAGAGCTCTGCCGCAGGCAGGGAAAGGGCACGGGTGCCCCACTCCCACCTACAAACCACTGGCAAGGGTGCTGTGCAGCCAGTGGGGTTGGGCAACTCACCCGCAGGCTGTGACCGCAGGGCTTGCCGGGGGAAAGCGGCTCGGCTGCTGCAGCCATCAGCGCCTGCCGAGGCTGAtgctctgctccctctctgcgtgctcggccgagctgcaggctgggagggTGTCATGTGCAGGGCAGGGTGCGATGCCTGCACGAGTATCCCGGCAGTGCTGGGAGCACCCAGGTGTGGGTGGGACCCACGGCGCCAGGGGCTGTACGTGCTGCATGGGGAGGTGGGCACTGGCAGAGGTGCATAGATGCCCCGGGGCTTAGCCTCTGGAGAGCCACAGGGCCAAGTCCAGGCTGCGCGCCGCAATGTGTCCCCAGGGAGTGCCCAGGACCTGGTGGAGTGAGaccctggggcagggggtgcaagGGGCACCCTCATCACCACCACGCCGCAtcccgccccccgctccccatGCAGAGGCACGCTTGTGTTGTTTTCGGCAGAGGCTCCCGCCCCACGGTGGCACAGCCTGTTCCCCTCCTTGTGCAATGTACCCCAGAAAACCGCAGAGGAACTGAGTCACCCTGACACAGCCCGGCCGGCTCGGCTGCCACCAGTGATATAGTGGGCACCTTCCTGCTTAGCCCCCCTTGCCCCTGCCACCAGGGAGGTCTCAGCAGCCCACCGGAGCGAAGGAGGGACCTGGCAGCACCCCTGCAGGAGCATGGCATGGTGCCAGTGAGGACCCACACCCCACCAGGgtgcagccccgctgctgccatCGCCCCTCTCCACGCTGGGGACCGAGGCGGCTCTCTCTGAGGCTTTAGAGGCACCTCCTGAGTGTGGGCAGGGGATGGCTCCCCAACACCGCAGGTCCCCGGGGGCTGTTTGACCCAAAGGGCGTCCCTGAGCTCCAGGGTGCCTTTGGGCATGTCTCCCAGCACGACGCCTGGCCTGCAGCCCAAGCAGCCGGACACTCCTCCGACGGCCCTGGAGGAAAGCAGCACCCGATAAAATCTTTCTCACAATTTGAAAGTGTTTGGCCACAAGAAGACACGTTATTCGAGTGCTGCCCTGGCCTGGAGGGGGTGAGACGGTTGCAAGGATTAGCTGGGGCCAGAAGGACGGGGATGCTTCCAAGACAGCCCAGGGGCCGTGGCACCCTCACACCCCCCACCCACAGGGACCTCGCAGtggtggggcagccccggctgcaggATGCAGGGGTAGTCTCGGGCAAATCATTCCCGCCCACCCCACCTGGTCCCTCACAGAGACGTTTCGTTGACCTCAGCTGTAGGACAGCTTTCTGCCTCGTGCCTTTCCCCTATCATGCTGGTGATGGAGAGCCTTTTCACTGGGCACCGCTGCCAGCCGGGTACCCCTGCCCACACTGTCTGCCggctccctggtgcctggcagcaGCAACATGTGCATGGCACAGATAAAGGTTTGCCAAACAGGATGCCAGGGGTGTAGATAACACCGGAGTTATCTCACTGCTTGTGTGGTAGGGAGTAAACAAGCGGCTCTGCCCACCCGGGGAATTCCAGGCagtgcctctgccctgccagcgagcCAGGGCACAGGATGGGtacggggtgctggggtgcagctcTGGGGATGCGCCGCATCCAGGGGTGGCCCCGCAGCCATGCAGGCAGCCCTTGCCCTAAGCCACAGCAGAACCacccagcctgcagagctgctcctgggaACTGCGATTGctctgcctgcgccctgcccggctACCCACGCCGCTGTGCGTCCCTGGAAGGCCAGGACAGGCCACCGACCCGCCTGGCCCTCCCTTGATGGCACCCATCTTCCCGGCACGAGAACGATACCTAGAGCTGTCGTGCTGGCTTGGCGTGGGGGCAACCGAGGTGGTGGGGGCATTGGCAGCTGATGGAGCAGGCCACTGGCACCCCGGATATCACCAGTGCTTTTGTCACGTGTCTGGTTTAATACAGAGATTTCAATCTTCTCCTGTCTCACAAAGCAAGCCCAGAGACAGACTCCTCTGTTTGTCACCTCCGTCACCCCCTGCACGCTATTGCTTGCTCCCCTCCCTTCCTGTCTGGCTCTTTGCAGCATGGGCTCTGTCCTCCCCTGTTCCCAAGCAgggccgccgcagcccggcggggccaGCAGATGAACATACTCAGCACCGAGAGCCGTGTCTCCAGCCAGGGCCAGCCCCTGCGGAGCAAACAATGTCCTCTCCTCCGGCCAGGAAATCCTGTGGCATCCCCTCTGGCAGGCCCTGAGCCCAGCTGCGTTTTCCTCTGAGACAGAAGCATCCTTGAGGCCGTTCTTCACCTGCCCTTCTTTGGCAGGCCAGGGCAgagctttcttcttctctttctcaccTCCCTGCTTCAGCGCAGCCGGCAGTTTGATGCTTTCTCCCCTGGGATCTTGGTTATCTCTCTGCTCCAAGGAGCTACTGTGTCCTGCGACTTGCCAGTCTATTTAAACTGCCGATTTGTTTTCTGCAGGTAGGGCAGGTGCTGGCACAACCTGCGTTTTAAGGTCTTTTTTATGTCTCATCCACTTTGCTTTTGTGAATCTACAAACTGCCCTGTCTACGCTACCTGTGCTGTTGCAAACTGCCGGGCTTTGCCCTGTGCAGTGTCCCCCGGGGTGTGTGACCCCAGGGATGGGGTAGCCCCATCTGAAACACCGCTGCTGTGGCCACCCAGCTCTCTGTGCACGGGGTCGGTGGCACCTGCTGAAGTTGCCTCTCTCTAACGGTCCTGACTTTTGGGGCAAGcccctgcaagaaaaaaacaaaagctagaATAACAAGGGGAAGGATGTTCCTAACCATTTGTTGTCACCTTTGAAATGAATTCCTTCTCCTCTGACCTCTCGCAGCTCTGCTTTAAGAGCAAGATGGTTACAAACACCAATTTAACTGTGCTTCGGCCACGGGCAGAGGGGTACAGGCTCTTTCACATCTGAGCAGCAAAAAGCAAGAGGTTGTTTCTGCTAGGAAACGGCAAGGCAATGCAGTGAGTACTTTCctagcttctttttatttttatttacccTTGAAAGGAAAAGGACTGTTTTGCAGAGAGGCATTTCGGGTGGACTCACTGGCCCGAGAGGAGGCAAGGCAGGACCTTCTCCCTCCACCCGtacctgctgctctgccagggacTCGGCTGGCCCAGCCCCGTGCCGGGACCATACCTGGCTCCTCAGGGGAGAGCGGCGTGCAGGgggcagctccccaggctgcccGGCTCCAACCACAGCCGCCAACCCTCCTCTGCCGCCTCTGGTGCTGTCACACCATCGTCACACGAAGGCTTCCTGGCGCCCAGCACAGCTAGAAACCTGCTTTTGCTCTATGGGTGCTGACATCCTTCGGCAGAAGCGTGGGACTGGGAGCAGCATCCGTCCCAAGGGACACCGGCGCGGGCCAGCTGTGCCGGCTGCGGCGCCCACCCCCTCTGCCACGGGGGTGCCGCAAGGGTAccgtgggggtgccgggggccgcTGTGTTGTGTCCGCTGGCCCGCGGGGCATTGCTCTCCACGATGAGCCGGAGGAGCCCTGCCCCGGGGAAGTCCATGATGACCACCCCCCAGCGCACGGGCTGCCCTCTCCGGCGCCGCAGGTGCTGGTAGCAGCGGGGGTTCACAAAGCGGGCCACCTCCTCGGGGCAGGTGAAGAGCCCGTTGCCGGAGCAGAAGGTGAGGTGCATGGTGGCGGGGTCCCCGCTGGCCGCCTTCTCCAGGTGCCGCTGCGCCCGGGCCCACTTGCGCTCCAGTGAGAGCACGTTCCAGGCGTCGCTGATGCTCAGCTGCTCGTAGGGGATGCCCAGCACCTCCCGCACCAGCGCCTCCAGCACCACAATCTTCCCCCGCGCCTGGCCCAGCGTCGGCACCTCTTCCCGGCACCACACGCGgccctgtccctcctccagcaaGCAGCGCTGCAGCCGGGAGGTGAAGCCCGGCCGGGGGAAGATGGGATGCTCCTCCTTAATGCGCATGAGCACGGCCTCGCTGGGGTGGGCGCGGAGGAAGCGCAGGGTGCGGCGCAGGACCCCCCGCAGGCTGGCCCGCTGGAAGGTGCAGAGGTGGTAGACGTGGAGCTCGCCCCGCGCCAGCTTGCAGCGCACATCCAGGAAGCGGATGCCAGCCGCCAGCTGGGCCTCCAGGCCCCAGCTCTGGCACCGCAGGCGCCGGCCGCCAAACAGGCTGAGGGAGTCGTGGGTGCCGGGGatggagaggtgggagaggggcagggcATCGGGGAGCCCTGCCATCCAGTCCGGGCAGCAGGCTGCCGGCTGGGGCATGCAGTCAAACGCTGCGCTGCGCCAGCACCGCACCTCCGTGCCACCAGGAGAGCGGGCGCCCCGGCGCCTGGCCAGCCCCACCGAGCCCTGCCGTGGAGGAGGAGCAGACCGTGAGCCGTGGGAGCGCCGCATGGCCCCCACGCGTCCCGATTCCACCCTTCCCCAGAGGTATCCCCACCATCCCATGAAACCGTATAGCATACCACGTGCCCCATACACCGATACTCCGCACTGTGGCACCGTGTGGTTCCCCTCCCACTCTCAAGCCACTCGTCCCACTACCCCCGAGCCCCAGCGTGTCCCAGCCTCCCCCTTCTGCACCCACCTGGCTTTGCCTGCAGCTGCGGGATGCAGCCTGCCAGACGGGGCACACGGCCATGGGTGCTGGCGGCACACTGGCAGGTGGAGCGGGATGCTGGCCATTAACCTGGTGACGGTCATGACGCGCGTCCTGCCTCGCATGCGGCACGTGCACCAGGGATTCATCCTCAGCCCTCAGCCAAGGGGAGCGCTGGCAGACACGCCGAGCTGGAAAATCGCCTGGCTGATCCTGAAAGCAGCCATTCAGGCCTCTGCACCTCCCTCCCCAGGAATCAGGACAAACGGGATCGGGGTGCCGTGGGGCCCCTCAACGCTGTCCATGGGAGCGGCTGCGCAGGGCCCCCAGGTGCCCACACGCCCACTCCAGAGCCGTGCCCCGGGTTGGCTCCTGGTgggacctgcccccccccccgggatgaTTGCCATCGTCCCCATCAGAGAGACAATGTCCAGGCAGGGATCTGGAGCAGGGAGTCTGTGCTTGCCAGCACGGCCCAGGACCTGCCCGGCGAGGGTCCCATGGGAACTGGGCTCCATGCCCTCACTCCTCAGGCACCAGTGGCTGCTTCACACTGGAGTCACTGCGAGGCTGCTCccagagggcagggctgccatcacTGCTGCGGTGCGAgccccgcggctgcggccgggtCCGGAGCTGGTGCCCGGGTGGGGGGGTTGAGTCACCTCGTGCCCAGGGGACACAGCCACAGGGCACCCCGGTTGGCAGCACACACTAAGCTCAGTGGTTTTTGGGGAGGAGCTGCCTGGCAGGTCACAGACCCCCCTGAGCATCCCTCCTGGGACACACGCCCTCCGTCTGAGCAGGGCGGGCACAGAGATGCTCCCAGGGACACTTTCTGCCGTGGGCCGTGCCACCGCAAGGACACCAGGCGGAGGGACAGGAGAGGGGACACCAGCACACACCTCTCCCTGCGCGCTGGGAGCAGCAGCGAGGCTGAggggggtcccctggggaagCCCCCTGCTCGGGGAGACAGAGaccctgcagcctccccgggcagcctcccccagcccccgaAAAATGTCTCGTCTTAACGTTAACTGCAGGGCGCTGCACTGCGACTTGTGCCCGTCGCCTcggcgccgccggcagccccgccgggaAGAGTCCGGCGCTCCGGGCGGTAACACCCGGCAGGCCGCAGGCAGGCCCGCCCCACcaccgccgctgcccgcccgggcccGCCCCACCACCGCGCCGCCTCCAGCCGGGCCGCCGCTCCCTCcacatggcggcggcggcggcagcagcggcagggccTGCTTCGTGCTGGGCGCCTCGGGGCAGACGGGCCGGGcgctgctgcgggagctgctggCCCGGCGGCTCTTCGCCTGGGTGACGCTGGTCGGGCGGCGCCGGCTGAGCCTGAGCGAGGAGGCGGGGGCGGCCGtggtgcgcggggccggggcggcgggggcggcgggggctgccggggctggcgcGCTGACCCTCAGCCTCCCCGCAGGAGCAGGCGGTGATGGACTTCGAGCGGCGGAGCGAGCACGCCGCCGCCTTCCAGGGGCACGCCGTCGGCTTCTGCTGCCTGGGCACCGCGAGGGCCAAGGCTGGTGCGGCGAGTGGGCCCGCCGGGGCAGGGGTCCTGCCCGCCCTCTCCCCAGCGCTTTCACCCTCCTCTCTCCTTTACCCGCAGGATGGCTTTGTCCGCGTGGACCGGGACTACGTCGCGCAGGCAGCGGAGCTggcgcgggcagggggctgcaaaCGCTTCGTCCCGCAGCCCTCCCGGGGGGCAAAccagcacagccccttcctcTACCTCCGCGTGAAGGTGAGGGGGCAGCTGGGGCGGGCTCCTCCTGGGACGCTCGGGAGGTGTCCAGAGATGCAGATGGCTCCGAGGGTCCTCCTgatgctgggggagaggggggtgagGGAAGGGGGCTGGCAGGACAGCCACGCGACTGGCTTCAtccagagcagcacagcacctgCATGCAGCGTCCATCTCCCTCTTCAAACCAGCGGCCGGGGTTGGGGTCTCCGGCCCaaccccagctccccagccccaagCTGGGATGGCCTCACAGCTAGGTGGGGAGGCTCAGGGCAGCGGCCAGGTGAGACGTGAACTATCCAGGGGTGGAGAGCCCACACACTCCCCAGGTGGGACCATACCCATCGTGAAAGTTTTTTTCCCCGTATGTCgtgtgctgcagcccccagcatctGCTGGACTCACCGTTGTGCGTGCCGGTGTCTTGTGCCGGGATTCCCACGCTGGACGCTGTGTCCAGATGCTGTCTCAGGAGCATCCAGCTGCAGTTAGCGTGATGGTTGCAAGGGTGCGCTGCTGACCAACAGTCAACGTGTCCGCCGTGGACACTCGCCCCACTCTGCCTTTTCCTGGAGAGCTGCTCACTGCCCAGGCGGTGCCTGGCCCGTACCAGCTTCGCATCGGCATTAGTGCCTTCCTGCCCACAGCTCAGCAACTCTCTCCTGCCAATTCACGGGGCGGCAGGGATGGTGCTTGCAGTCATCCTTGCCTCCTTTCATCCTGCCTGACTGCTCTGACAGGGAGAAGCGGAGAACCTGGTCCAGGCTGTTGGTTTTGATCGCTGTACCATTCTCCGGCCAGCGTGAGTAGCGGTGGAGGAGGGAGGGCACAGGACTCAGGCAGAGGGTTGCCAGGGCAGTGGGCTGGtagatggagaaagagagaaaggatgcgtaaggggagggctggggagggaagtgGAGAAAGCCACCAGCTGCAAATGCAGCTCCTGGACAAGCACGCTGCTTCCCAGTGTTGCAGGGAGCAAGCACAGCAGTTTCCCACAGCCCGGCCCAATGCTGGCGTCACGTGCCATGCAAGGAGAAGAGGCTTGTGTTGAGAGTAGAGGTTGGGGGACACAGGTTATCATGATATAACGCACAGACCTTATATCTGCACAGACCTTGACCTTAGCAGGGGGGATACTCACCTGTACCCTTTCGGGTGTGACTATGCTCTTGCTGCCTGGGAGAACTGGCATCCTCCTTTTGGCAGCACTGCGGGGAAAAGAGTTTAGTGTCCCAGGGCTCAGCTCAGTCACGTTTCGGGACCCTGCCGAAGCCCCATGGCCCCCATGTGGGTTTAGCAAGCTGGGCTGGGCCTGTGGCACAGCTGGAGGATCCCGTCTCTAGTTTTTCCCCGGAGGATGGTTTCGGCCTGACCCACCTTACCTCCTCGctctgcagggtgctgctgtgcaagCGCCAGGAGTCCTGCCCTGTGGAGTGGATGGCCCAGCAGTTTCTGGGTGTTGTGGCTTGGGTTTTCCGCACCGCTTACTCAGTGCCTGTGGAAACGGTGGCCAGGGCTATGGTGGCCAGTGTGCTGCAGCCAGGCAAGGGGAAGGTGGAGGTGCTGGAGAACGGGGCCATCCACGAGCTGGGAAAGGCAGTGCCACAGCAGGGCACATAGAGCAAAAGGGATGGGCAGGAAAGAGCTTGATTCACTGTTCAGATGGCCGCCTGGGCTGAAGATGAATGCACATGTGGGAGAGGAGTGGGGTGCTTGCATGTGGGGCCAATGTGGAGATAGAGGTGCACTTCCTTGCATGGCAGCCGATTCTGTCAAGTGTTCAAAAAATGCAGGTGCTGGCTGGTGGGCGAGGAGAAACAATGTGCTCTGCTGCCTGGATCCAGCATGCAAATCCCGGTAAAAATTCTGTAACCCAGGCAATTTCTTGAATTCAGGCCTTAAATAAAATCCTATGACTGCTCTGTTTGTGCCAACTTTGTGGTGAAATTGTGTTTGTCTCCTGCGCATTGCCGACCCAACCGCGTCTGCTCACAGATTGTGTCTTTTGGTGACACTTCAAGGAATGTACACGGGCAAGTGGCCACGCTGTAGACGGacacaggaaagcagaggctgtgccgctgcctgtgctgaggctgca contains:
- the LOC142413101 gene encoding 1-phosphatidylinositol phosphodiesterase-like, with protein sequence MRRSHGSRSAPPPRQGSVGLARRRGARSPGGTEVRCWRSAAFDCMPQPAACCPDWMAGLPDALPLSHLSIPGTHDSLSLFGGRRLRCQSWGLEAQLAAGIRFLDVRCKLARGELHVYHLCTFQRASLRGVLRRTLRFLRAHPSEAVLMRIKEEHPIFPRPGFTSRLQRCLLEEGQGRVWCREEVPTLGQARGKIVVLEALVREVLGIPYEQLSISDAWNVLSLERKWARAQRHLEKAASGDPATMHLTFCSGNGLFTCPEEVARFVNPRCYQHLRRRRGQPVRWGVVIMDFPGAGLLRLIVESNAPRASGHNTAAPGTPTVPLRHPRGRGGGRRSRHSWPAPVSLGTDAAPSPTLLPKDVSTHRAKAGF
- the HTATIP2 gene encoding protein HTATIP2, which gives rise to MSRLNVNCRALHCDLCPSPRRRRQPRREESGAPGGNTRQAAGRPAPPPPLPARARPTTAPPPAGPPLPPHGGGGGSSGRACFVLGASGQTGRALLRELLARRLFAWVTLVGRRRLSLSEEAGAAVEQAVMDFERRSEHAAAFQGHAVGFCCLGTARAKAGADGFVRVDRDYVAQAAELARAGGCKRFVPQPSRGANQHSPFLYLRVKGEAENLVQAVGFDRCTILRPAVLLCKRQESCPVEWMAQQFLGVVAWVFRTAYSVPVETVARAMVASVLQPGKGKVEVLENGAIHELGKAVPQQGT